The Buchnera aphidicola (Cinara pseudotaxifoliae) genomic interval TATTAAAATAATCATTAAAGGTAAAAAAAGAGCTAAGATAAAAAAAATAGAAAAATACGATACTTATCAAGTAGCAAATATAAAATATATTAAACCAATTCAAATAAAAGAAAAGGACAAAAAAGTATTAATTAAAACTACAATTAATCAATTCAAAAAATATATACAATTTAATAAAAAAATATCACCAGAAACACTGGATTTATTAAAAAAAATAAATAACATAGAAAAATTAAGTGATATGTTAGCATATTATATTCCTTTAAAAATACAAGATAAACAATCACTGTTAGAAACATTCCATACTAATAAACGTTTAGAATTTTTAATCGGTATGATGGAATCAGAAATTGATTTATTGAAAATAGAAAAACGTATTCAAAATAGAATTAAAAAACAAACAGAAAAAAATCAAAGAGAATATTTTTTAACAGAACAAATGAAAGCAATTCAAAAAGAATTAGGTCATTCCGATTCATATATTGATGAAAATGAAAAACTAAACAAAAAAATTAATTTAGCTAAAATGCCAAAAGAAGCAGATAAAAAAACACGATCAGAATTTAAAAAATTAAAAACAATGTCATCCATGTCAGCAGAGGCTACAGTAGTAAGAAATTATGTAGAATGGATGATACAAATTCCATGGAATAAAAAGAGTAAATTAAAAAAAAATCTTAATACTGCTCACAAAATTTTAAATATTGATCATTTTGGGTTAAATGACGTAAAAGAAAATATTTTAGAATATTTAGCGGTACAAAATCGAACTAGAAAGATTAAAGGACCAATTCTATGTTTTGTAGGTCCTCCAGGTATTGGAAAAACGTCCTTAGGTAAATCTATTGCTAGAGCAACAGGAAGAAAATATATTCGAATGGCTTTAGGAGGAATAAGAGACGAAGCAGAAATAAGAGGACATAGACGAACATACATAGGATCTATGCCTGGAAAATTAATGCAAAAAATAACTAAATCAGGAGTTAAAAATCCCTTATTTTTATTAGATGAAATAGATAAAATGGCTTTCGATATACGAATAGATCCTGCTGCTGCTTTATTAGAAGTTTTAGATCCCGAACAAAATATTTCATTTAATGATCATTATTTAGAAATAGATTACGATTTATCGGAGGTTATGTTTATTGCTACTGCTAATTCAATGAATATACCTACTCCTTTATTAGATCGAATGGAAATAATAAGGTTATCAGGATATACTGAAGAAGAAAAAACACACATTGCTAAAAAATATTTACAACCTAAACAAATGAAAGCAAACGCCTTAAAAAAAACAGAATTATCTATTCAAGATCCAGCTTTAATAAATATAATCAGATATTATACTAGAGAATCAGGAGTAAGATCTCTAGAAAGGGCGATCTCGAAAATTTGTAGAAAATCTGTAAAAAAAATTTTATTAAATAAAAATTGCGTTTCTGTTATTATTAATAAAAAAAATTTAAAAAATTATTTAGGTATTAAAAAATATACATATGGAAAAATCAACAAAACAAATCAAATTGGACAAGTAATTGGTTTAGCGTGGACAGAAATGGGTGGTGATTTATTAACTATTGAATGTACTAGTATACCAGGTAAAGGAAAACTCATACATACGGGTTCTCTTGGAAAAGTCATGCAAGAATCTATACAAACAGCTCTAACAGTGGTTCGATCACAAGCTCAAAAACTAAATATACAAAAAAATTTTTATATTAAAAAAGATATTCATATACATGTACCTGAAGGAGCTACTCCTAAAGACGGACCAAGCGCCGGTATTACTATGTGTACAGCAATAGTATCGTGTTTAACTAACAATCCTGTAAAATCAAATATTGCAATGACAGGAGAAATAACTTTACAAGGAAGAGTATTAAACATAGGTGGATTAAAAGAAAAATTAATAGCTGCTCATCGAGGAGGTGTTAAAACAGTATTAATACCTTATGGAAATAAAAGAGAGTTGTCTAAAATACCCAAGAATATTCTTTCCGACTTATATATACATTCAATAAAAAAAATAGAGGACATTTTAATACTTGCATTAGAAAAAAATCCTTATATTAATACATAAATAAACAAAAAAGTGAAAAAAAAATTAAAGAAAATTTTACTTTATATAACATAGCTAGCAAACATTATATTCTTGCTAGTTATGAATCTATAAAACAAACATCTTAAATAACGACATTAGTAATCTAAAAGGTCCTTATGACTATATCAGCACTAAAAAATTTTTATAAAAAAAATATTTTAATAATTATTACTACAATAATTATATTATCTATTGTATTAAGTAATATATCAAATTTTTTTGTATACAATAACCCTCTACCTTTAATAACTATTAATCAAGAAAAAATTTATCCACCAATATTACAATTAAACTATCAAATTATTAAAAAAAATGAACAAAAAACCATAAAAAACATGTTGTCCACTTCAATACAAAAAAAAGAATACGTTCAGTATATTTTTCAAAGAATCATTACCAAAACAATAAATGAATCACTATTAAAACAATATGTAGATAAGATACATTTAAAAATGTTAAATAAGTATGCAAAAAAAATAATCTTATCGTCAAAATATTTTCAAGTTAATGGCTCTTTCAATTATGAAAAATACTTCAAGTTTATTAATTTTATTATGTATTCACATAAACAGTATCTTTATGCTTTACAAAAAAAAATAGCAGTAAAATATTTAATAAAAATTTTATTAAAATCAATTATTGTGCTCAAACATGATATACAAAAAAAATTTAAAAAAATCATAAATAAAAAAAATATAAGTATCACTAATTTTAAAATTTCTACAAAAAATTTAATTAATAAAAATAACACTTCTAAAATGCTAAAAAACTTATATTTAAATAAAGATACTCTTCAAAAATATCAATCATACATAGTAAAAACTATACATTTAAAAAAAAAATCGTCAACTAAAAAAAATATACAGCACAACATAAATTTATATTTACATAAAATAAAAAAAAAAATAACAAAAAAAAAATACAATTATCATTGTATACAAACGAATAATTTAAAAAAAGCATATATACTTAAAAAAAACATCAAAAATGAAATATTATCAAAAAAA includes:
- the lon gene encoding endopeptidase La is translated as MNSEFSENISIPILPLRDIVIYPYMVTPLFIGRKKSIKCINFSMQNDKKILLITQKDSSVENPKKNDLFNVGTVAKILQILNLPDGTIKIIIKGKKRAKIKKIEKYDTYQVANIKYIKPIQIKEKDKKVLIKTTINQFKKYIQFNKKISPETLDLLKKINNIEKLSDMLAYYIPLKIQDKQSLLETFHTNKRLEFLIGMMESEIDLLKIEKRIQNRIKKQTEKNQREYFLTEQMKAIQKELGHSDSYIDENEKLNKKINLAKMPKEADKKTRSEFKKLKTMSSMSAEATVVRNYVEWMIQIPWNKKSKLKKNLNTAHKILNIDHFGLNDVKENILEYLAVQNRTRKIKGPILCFVGPPGIGKTSLGKSIARATGRKYIRMALGGIRDEAEIRGHRRTYIGSMPGKLMQKITKSGVKNPLFLLDEIDKMAFDIRIDPAAALLEVLDPEQNISFNDHYLEIDYDLSEVMFIATANSMNIPTPLLDRMEIIRLSGYTEEEKTHIAKKYLQPKQMKANALKKTELSIQDPALINIIRYYTRESGVRSLERAISKICRKSVKKILLNKNCVSVIINKKNLKNYLGIKKYTYGKINKTNQIGQVIGLAWTEMGGDLLTIECTSIPGKGKLIHTGSLGKVMQESIQTALTVVRSQAQKLNIQKNFYIKKDIHIHVPEGATPKDGPSAGITMCTAIVSCLTNNPVKSNIAMTGEITLQGRVLNIGGLKEKLIAAHRGGVKTVLIPYGNKRELSKIPKNILSDLYIHSIKKIEDILILALEKNPYINT